CTGGCACAATAATCAATGGGAACGCGGCACGCTGGGGTATCCCATCGCCGTACCGCAGACAGTTTCCGGGGGAGCAGTCCAGCAATTTCAAGGTGGGGAAATAGGCGTTTTCCGCGCTAGTTACGTGCGTTTACCGGAAACGGGAGATTACCCCGGCGGTGGGCTGAGTGATTGGCGTAAAGTCTTCCCTCTTTTTGCAGCCGATACCGCGCCCGAATGGTCAGGAGCAGCAACCCACCGTGAAGTGACTGGTCACTGGGATATCTACTTCAAAGAATATGCGGGTTGTCCCAAGCGAATAGAAAAAGGAATGGTGTGTTCTTTCCCGTCCAGCGGCGGAAGAGTTTATCCCCTTGAGGTGCGAGGTGTGTCCGATGACGGGGTCTGGTTTGTTACCGGCCAAGAGCACCCTGAAGGGGCAGGCCGGAACGTGGTTGTTCGGTTCCGGGAACTGAAGCCGGGGCAGACGGACAAACGGCTTTTAGCAGGCAGTCATTCCTCGGAATTTAGCGCGCAAGCTAGGCCCTGGGTGGTCATGGACATTAGTGCATTTTCCGGAGGGCAAAGTGCTGCTATCTCCGGACCACTATCTAGTGAGGCTGTTGCTGATGAGGTGTTTGGTCCAGCGGCAGAACGCATAGCAACTACCGTTCCGCACAGTACAAATCGCTACGCACTCGGGGAGGTGTGGGGCTAATGACAAGATTCCGGAAGGTCTTCATTCCCTTCATTATTGCTGCGGCAACCTTATTGTTGGCGCGCCAAGCCGCAGCAGCACCATTAGCAGTAGAGCATGGTGATGGCGGTTTAGTTTCGGCCTCCTGTGATAACAGCCACGCCCAGGTGCGTATTGACGCCAAAGATGCTCCCGGCATGGCCTGGTGTTTTGAGCTGGTCAGAGTATCTGGGTGGGTGAGCTTAGAAGCCACCGGTTCCTATGGGGTCACAAATACCTTGTCTCAGCCAGTCCGAGTGGCGGTTAAACACCCCACCGGTCAGGTGTATTGGCAAGTTGTCGTTCCTCCTGGAGGGGTAGCCCCGGTGCTGGTGTCAGGCCAAACGTCCGTGGTGGTGGAGTTAGCTAGTGGACCACTAGGGGGCCCTACGGGGCCATCGACAAGTACCTTTGCGGAAGGCCGGCAAGTAAGTTTGCGGAATACGGCCACCCAAAAAGTATTGATGTCCACGTGGTCTGGGGTGTCTGTAGGGCAGGTAAACCGGGATAGCTCATTTACAACTAGAGTGCAGGCAACCTGGTTAGTTACTAGGGCCCGTGACGTATCGGGGTGTTTTATGCTCACAAAGCCTGAAGACCCTCAGATTAGTCTGCGAGTAGAAGGTGCTGAAGTAGTAGCAAAGGTCGGGGACTCTCAAGGCGGAAACGGTACGTGGTGTGTGGTCAGCGGTGAAACACCCAGTTCTATTCGTCTGATCAATCAGGCTCATCCAACTATGGCTTTGGGGGTAGATAAAAACGGCTCACCAGGGTTGGTAGGGGTGCAAGATGGTGGGTCAGAGTGGTTTGTTGATGATGCTTTAGCGTGGGTTATGGCGTAGGGCGGAATGGGGATGTTGAGAAGAAAAATAAGGGTAACCGCCGTCGCCGTGGTGACCGTGCTCGCAGTTATTTTTAGCGATTCCTATGCCGCGCTGGTAGCCCGGGCGGACGAAGAAAATCATCAACTTAGTGAGCTTCAGGCGCAGGAGAGGCGCGAGGCTTTGGTTGCGTTATTGCAATCAGGGCTTCCGGTGTCAGCGGCGGTGGCTAGAGAAACCTTGCTTGGGGGTGAGGAGGCAGTTAAGCGCTTTGCTGAAGAGGGGACGAAAGATGACGTCTTGGCTGAAGATCTGCGTGAATTGTTGACCCTGTTGGGGCAGGTAGTTGGGGAAGAAACAAACCAGGAGATCGCCCGGCTCATTAGTCAAGGTGATGTGAATTCGATGGTTCAATTCTTGGAGGGAGGGTGGCAGGAATTCCAGGCCAAGGATGACCGAAAAACTGCGTGGTTAGCTACACAGGCGCCAGAGGGGAGCGTTGAAAAGCAGCGCGCAGAGGAGGCGTTAAGGAACGGCTCTTCGGAGGCGGTGCAGGAATTCGCAGCTCAAGGCCTATATGAGGCGAAAGCTCATGATCAGCGGATTCGAGTATGGAAACTCATTCAAGATGGTCCTCCTGAGGTGCAGAGTGCAGCGACGGTAGCTGTGCAACAAGGTTCGCAAGAGGCAATTGAGGATTTTCTACGGTTTGGTTACCCCGCAGCGCTGCTTCATGCCGAAGAAAGCTTGACGATGGGCCAGCTGGTGGAAGAAGCTAATGTGCAATCTGAATTGGCTTGGGAAGGCGCTAGCATGGCGCAACAACAGGCGGAACGCGCAGCCCGAGCCGTAGAGGCAGCTCGAATTGCCACTGAGCGGGCGCGCGATGAGGCTCTCCGGGCTCAAGAAGCCGAGCGGCGGGGAGCTGAAGCGGCCGAACAAGCTGGACGGTTAGCTCGACGTACTGGATTCTTAGCTGATCAGGCGGTGGCTGCTGCTAGGGAAGCTAGATCTGCCTTGCAGATGACTGTTAGTGC
This genomic interval from Corynebacterium poyangense contains the following:
- a CDS encoding LGFP repeat-containing protein, whose product is MGKSFQALRIVLASLTVFLSFGSVSLARADVFHGRWIYGRIAETYERLGGWGHFGDALIDESIAARDGRYQHFQRDSSIFWHPQVSDGVARQVGGKIREKWADKSWERGDLGFPVTDELPTPGGLGRFNHFEGGSIYWTSTTDAHVVWGAIRQRWADLGWEQSPLGFPTTDEVFTPDLRARFNHFQHGSIYWHPEYGAVEVPGGIRNIWHNNQWERGTLGYPIAVPQTVSGGAVQQFQGGEIGVFRASYVRLPETGDYPGGGLSDWRKVFPLFAADTAPEWSGAATHREVTGHWDIYFKEYAGCPKRIEKGMVCSFPSSGGRVYPLEVRGVSDDGVWFVTGQEHPEGAGRNVVVRFRELKPGQTDKRLLAGSHSSEFSAQARPWVVMDISAFSGGQSAAISGPLSSEAVADEVFGPAAERIATTVPHSTNRYALGEVWG